The Novipirellula caenicola genome includes a region encoding these proteins:
- a CDS encoding FAD-dependent oxidoreductase gives MQPITDRPHAVLVGSLTQCLFRQPFSTSGTIIGGFSGGGSRQRFPGWSKLSTSSATEKKSEHYYQVVISGSHPMSGSSKEEMVAQVLSELTAVFPATQTATLLRHRVVTDPKSVFSIRPAVERLRPPPCPAPAKLPWLCLAGDWTRTGWPATMEGAVISGIQAASSVVETVGLPSIAADPGLKRGWLANRLIAP, from the coding sequence TTGCAACCAATCACCGACCGACCTCACGCGGTGTTGGTCGGTTCGTTAACGCAGTGTCTGTTTCGCCAACCGTTTAGCACCTCTGGAACGATAATTGGAGGGTTTTCCGGTGGCGGAAGTCGTCAACGTTTTCCAGGCTGGTCGAAACTCTCAACGAGTTCCGCTACCGAAAAAAAATCCGAGCACTACTATCAAGTCGTGATCAGCGGATCGCATCCGATGAGCGGATCGTCCAAAGAGGAGATGGTCGCGCAAGTGCTGTCCGAACTCACCGCGGTCTTTCCAGCGACTCAAACGGCAACGCTGCTGCGTCACCGCGTCGTCACCGATCCCAAATCGGTGTTCTCGATCCGCCCGGCGGTCGAGCGACTTCGCCCGCCCCCCTGCCCTGCCCCGGCTAAATTGCCGTGGCTTTGTTTGGCGGGCGACTGGACACGCACCGGTTGGCCCGCGACGATGGAAGGCGCCGTGATCAGCGGCATTCAGGCTGCCAGCAGTGTCGTTGAAACCGTAGGGCTGCCCAGCATCGCTGCCGATCCCGGGCTGAAACGCGGCTGGTTGGCTAACCGTCTGATCGCTCCCTAA
- a CDS encoding DUF2585 family protein has translation MPLFSPQVSTAKTVYGLAAIAAFMTAILAMLGRVWWCQLGDLLPWSWDIWSSHNSQHLVDPYSLSHLEHGFALWVIFHLLAGKKVSQSSILLAIAGIEAIWEIAENTPWMIQRYRETTISLDYFGDSILNSLSDYLMCVTGTVIAIVSRHRFGIWMAVLVVALLEIASLLWIRDSLAMNIIMLAFPIEAIRDWQSAGK, from the coding sequence TTGCCATTGTTCTCACCGCAGGTCTCTACCGCCAAAACCGTCTACGGACTCGCAGCGATCGCCGCCTTCATGACTGCGATCTTGGCGATGCTGGGACGTGTGTGGTGGTGCCAACTCGGTGACCTGCTTCCTTGGTCTTGGGACATTTGGTCGAGCCATAATTCTCAGCACCTGGTCGATCCCTACTCGCTTTCCCATCTGGAACACGGCTTTGCGTTGTGGGTGATCTTTCATTTGCTAGCAGGCAAGAAGGTCAGCCAGTCGTCGATCTTGTTGGCGATTGCTGGCATCGAAGCGATTTGGGAGATCGCCGAGAACACGCCATGGATGATCCAGCGTTACCGAGAAACCACCATCTCGCTGGACTACTTCGGCGATAGCATTCTAAATTCCCTCTCCGATTATTTGATGTGTGTGACGGGGACGGTGATCGCAATCGTCTCGCGACATCGCTTCGGCATTTGGATGGCGGTGCTGGTGGTCGCCTTGCTTGAAATCGCTTCTCTCCTTTGGATCCGCGACAGCCTAGCAATGAACATCATCATGCTAGCATTCCCGATTGAAGCGATTCGCGACTGGCAGTCAGCCGGAAAATAA